A part of Oncorhynchus masou masou isolate Uvic2021 chromosome 21, UVic_Omas_1.1, whole genome shotgun sequence genomic DNA contains:
- the LOC135507352 gene encoding transmembrane protein 121-like yields MVLPQPDKRHVCLTTMVIMTSMAFMDAYLVEQNQGPRKIGVCIIVLVGDICFLIVLRYVAVWVGAEVKTTKRGYAMILWFLYIFVLEIKLYFVFQNYKADRKSLETVARKALTLLLSVCVPGLYLVLVALDSMEYVRTFRKKEDMRGKLFWVALDLLDVLDIQANLWEPQRTGLPIWAEGLMFFYCYILLLTLPCVSLSEISVQGEHVSPQKMMLYPVLSLVTINIVTILIRGVNMVLFQDSRVSTIFIGKNVVAIATKACTFLEYKRQVKEFPPQDPSMAGIALELHQGNSVGHSHGHNQTLPNATTSLSDEPSPTEVIDT; encoded by the exons ATGGTGTTGCCGCAGCCAGACAAACGCCACGTGTGCCTGACCACCATGGTGATCATGACCAGCATGGCCTTCATGGACGCCTATCTGGTAGAGCAGAACCAGGGGCCCAGGAAG ATCGGAGTGTGCATCATCGTGCTGGTGGGAGACATCTGTTTCCTCATCGTGCTGCGCTACGTGGCAGTGTGGGTCGGGGCTGAGGTGAAGACCACCAAACGCGGCTACGCCATGATACTCTGGTTCCTCTACATCTTCGTCCTGGAGATCAAGCTCTACTTCGTCTTCCAG AACTACAAGGCGGACAGGAAAAGCCTGGAGACGGTGGCTCGGAAGGCTCTAACCTTACTCCTCTCCGTGTGCGTCCCGGGGTTATACTTGGTCCTGGTGGCTCTGGACAGCATGGAATACGTGAGGACCTTCAGGAAAAAGGAGGACATGCGGGGGAAGCTGTTCTGGGTGGCCCTGGACCTGCTGGATGTTCTGGACATCCAGGCCAACCTGTGGGAGCCCCAACGGACCGGCCTGCCCATCTGGGCCGAGGGACTGATGTTCTTCTACTGCTACATCCTGCTCCTAACCCTGCCCTGCGTCTCCCTCTCtgagatcagtgtccagggggagCACGTTTCGCCCCAGAAGATGATGCTGTACCCTGTTCTTAGTCTAGTTACTATAAACATAGTCACGATCTTGATCCGCGGGGTTAACATGGTGCTGTTCCAGGATAGTAGGGTGTCTACCATCTTTATAGGGAAGAATGTGGTGGCTATAGCCACAAAAGCCTGTACGTTCTTGGAGTATAAGAGGCAGGTAAAGGAGTTCCCTCCACAGGACCCTAGCATGGCAGGTATAGCCCTGGAGCTGCATCAAGGGAACTCTGTGGGTCATAGCCACGGGCACAACCAGACCCTGCCCAATGCCACCACTAGCCTCTCTGACGAACCATCACCGACCGAGGTCATAGACACATGA